The Kosakonia sacchari SP1 genome includes a window with the following:
- a CDS encoding helix-turn-helix transcriptional regulator: MTTPLQNERLELITLNDAVVSFSRLFANTVRYHHWHQCLEVLYVEEGFGVVMVDNRQYTMRPGRLFFFPPFTIHKVMVDEQAQAIYRRTIIHVDHHAVLQNLRAFPHNHQRLQHLALRGGAAVVMDVAAIHSHIDHLFSSYARLAENHSLNGEQVACLLLSLLSMLPEDKQKLPDEHNGIATPVMFWLEENYRQKFSLARLAQELGKSRSYVSRRFHFETGEPIHQYLNTLRLRKACDLLLHSALAIHHIASEVGFSDVTYFISAFKKGIGETPLQYRKNRATSAEA; the protein is encoded by the coding sequence ATGACGACACCATTACAGAACGAACGTCTTGAATTGATCACCTTAAACGATGCGGTGGTGTCGTTTAGCCGCCTGTTCGCCAATACCGTGCGTTATCACCACTGGCACCAGTGTCTGGAGGTGCTGTACGTTGAAGAGGGGTTTGGCGTGGTGATGGTTGATAACCGCCAGTACACCATGCGGCCCGGGCGACTCTTTTTCTTTCCGCCTTTCACCATCCATAAAGTGATGGTGGATGAGCAAGCGCAGGCCATTTATCGACGCACCATTATTCACGTTGATCATCATGCCGTGCTGCAAAACCTGCGCGCGTTCCCGCACAATCACCAGCGTTTGCAGCATCTCGCTTTACGCGGTGGCGCGGCGGTGGTGATGGATGTCGCGGCTATTCACTCGCATATCGACCACCTGTTTAGCAGCTATGCGAGGCTTGCCGAGAACCACAGTTTGAATGGCGAACAAGTCGCCTGTTTGTTGCTTAGTCTGTTAAGTATGTTGCCAGAAGATAAGCAGAAATTGCCGGATGAACATAACGGAATTGCCACACCCGTAATGTTCTGGCTGGAGGAGAATTACCGGCAGAAATTCAGTCTTGCGCGGCTGGCGCAGGAGTTGGGAAAATCCCGTAGCTATGTCTCGCGCCGTTTCCATTTTGAGACCGGCGAACCTATTCACCAGTATCTGAACACTTTGCGCTTGCGCAAAGCGTGCGACTTACTACTGCATAGTGCGCTGGCTATTCATCATATTGCCAGCGAAGTGGGCTTCTCCGATGTCACTTACTTTATCAGCGCGTTTAAGAAAGGCATTGGCGAAACGCCGCTGCAATACCGGAAAAATCGCGCTACTTCTGCTGAGGCATAG
- a CDS encoding putative quinol monooxygenase, with amino-acid sequence MLTVIAEIRTRPGQHHRQAVLDEFAKIVPVVLQEAGCHGYAPLVDHAANVSFQATAPDSIMMVEQWESVAHLEAHLQTPHMKAWSEAVKGDVLETHIRILEAGL; translated from the coding sequence ATGTTGACAGTAATTGCAGAAATCCGTACCCGTCCAGGACAGCATCACCGCCAGGCGGTACTCGATGAATTCGCGAAGATTGTACCGGTCGTGTTGCAGGAAGCGGGTTGCCACGGCTACGCACCGCTGGTCGATCATGCGGCTAACGTAAGTTTTCAGGCGACTGCGCCGGACTCCATCATGATGGTGGAACAGTGGGAAAGCGTCGCACATCTTGAAGCGCACCTGCAAACACCGCATATGAAAGCCTGGAGTGAAGCAGTAAAAGGCGACGTGCTTGAGACGCATATCCGCATCCTGGAAGCGGGTCTCTAA
- a CDS encoding oligosaccharide MFS transporter has protein sequence MEKIAINNKAEYYKISSFIFLYFFTWSASIGLLAIWLGQKANLSGTVIGTVFAINGIFSVILKPIYGYILDKIGMSKYLLYFVVLMSALMAPFFIYVYQPLLISNTLLGIIVGAIYLSFAWYAGVAACESYTDRYSRLNGMEFGQIRMWGSLGWAVASSFSGLLFNLSPAYNFIMGSVASLIMLAVLLSLKVNVNAANASEVLTKEKIAPADVYALLRNRKFWAFCLYVAGVAWMMFIAEQQFSRYFVTFFDDVHQGNAVFGYLGTVQSGMEFVMYMVIPLFVNFIGAKRGLLIVGLVVGARLIISGLCESHLLISVLKPLYGLEICLLLVSVFKYIAEHFDKRVNATMYLLGYQAMLYVGNVVVSSPAGILYDRIGFENTYIIMGCVALTFTLISLFTLSACQSKWRQQSTLDIAGNN, from the coding sequence ATGGAAAAGATCGCGATAAATAATAAAGCCGAATATTACAAAATCAGTAGCTTCATCTTTCTCTATTTTTTTACCTGGTCTGCCAGTATAGGTCTGCTGGCTATCTGGTTAGGACAAAAAGCCAATCTTAGCGGCACGGTTATTGGTACGGTGTTTGCTATTAATGGGATCTTTTCCGTTATTTTAAAACCCATTTATGGTTATATTCTGGATAAAATCGGCATGAGCAAATATTTGCTCTATTTTGTGGTGCTGATGTCGGCATTAATGGCACCCTTTTTTATCTATGTTTACCAGCCGTTATTAATTTCAAATACTCTACTGGGCATTATTGTCGGGGCTATCTATTTAAGTTTTGCCTGGTATGCGGGTGTCGCCGCCTGCGAATCTTATACCGACCGCTACAGCCGTTTAAACGGCATGGAGTTTGGCCAAATCAGGATGTGGGGCTCGCTCGGTTGGGCGGTAGCGTCCTCGTTCTCCGGCCTGCTGTTTAACCTCTCTCCGGCGTATAACTTCATCATGGGATCGGTCGCGTCGCTTATTATGCTGGCGGTGCTGCTGAGCCTGAAAGTGAACGTTAATGCCGCCAACGCCAGCGAGGTGCTGACCAAGGAGAAAATCGCCCCGGCAGATGTCTACGCCCTGTTGCGTAACCGTAAGTTCTGGGCATTTTGTCTGTACGTTGCCGGTGTGGCGTGGATGATGTTTATCGCCGAGCAGCAGTTCTCCCGCTATTTCGTCACCTTCTTTGATGACGTTCATCAGGGCAACGCCGTGTTTGGTTACCTGGGCACGGTGCAGTCCGGCATGGAATTCGTCATGTATATGGTGATCCCGCTGTTTGTGAATTTCATCGGCGCGAAACGCGGATTATTGATTGTCGGGCTGGTGGTGGGCGCGCGGTTGATTATTTCCGGGCTGTGCGAATCGCATCTGCTTATTTCAGTATTAAAACCGTTATACGGTCTTGAGATTTGTCTGCTGCTGGTATCGGTATTTAAATATATTGCTGAACATTTCGATAAACGCGTTAATGCCACCATGTATTTATTAGGCTACCAGGCCATGTTATATGTCGGTAACGTTGTGGTCTCTTCCCCGGCCGGTATTTTGTATGACCGTATCGGTTTTGAAAATACCTATATTATTATGGGCTGCGTGGCATTGACCTTCACATTAATTTCCCTGTTTACGTTATCGGCCTGCCAAAGTAAATGGCGTCAGCAGAGCACACTGGATATCGCGGGAAATAACTAG
- a CDS encoding glycoside hydrolase family 88 protein: MLSKIVEETLRDYPGAPVDAQVFKDELDSSRSHTLELIRRHLTEFGEHFPAETCVQGYYPLTDNVEWTTSFWTGQLWLAWEMSGDEQFRALAERHVRSFGLRIAGRSDTNTHDLGFLYTLSCVASWRLTGNRDARAFALLAAEALLERFHHKAQIIQAWGDLRDPEQAGRMIIDCNMNLPLLYWATEQTGDRRFADAAQAHVRQAAKYLIREDASTFHTYYMDINTGAPRYGNTQQGYADDSCWSRGQAWGIYGFLLSFIYTGDQEMVALSKRLANYFLNRLPEDAVCHWDLALVGTDALRDSSSAAIAVCGLLELVKHLPVTDPDRERYQQWAMRIMSSLNKHYLAGKNEATTGLLKHSVYHLASNKGVDECCSWGDYFYVEALMRFSQSWKLYW, translated from the coding sequence ATGTTAAGTAAAATCGTTGAGGAAACGTTACGTGATTATCCCGGCGCACCTGTGGATGCGCAGGTATTTAAAGATGAACTTGATTCTTCACGTAGCCATACCCTTGAACTGATTCGCCGTCATTTAACGGAATTCGGAGAACACTTTCCCGCCGAAACCTGTGTGCAGGGTTATTACCCGTTAACCGACAATGTTGAGTGGACTACCAGTTTCTGGACCGGGCAGCTTTGGCTGGCGTGGGAAATGAGTGGTGATGAGCAGTTCCGCGCACTGGCAGAGCGCCATGTGCGCTCGTTCGGCCTGCGCATTGCCGGGCGCAGCGACACTAACACTCACGATCTCGGCTTCTTATATACGCTTTCGTGCGTGGCAAGCTGGCGGCTGACTGGCAATCGTGATGCGCGCGCTTTCGCCCTGCTGGCGGCAGAAGCGCTGCTGGAGCGCTTCCACCACAAGGCGCAGATTATCCAGGCGTGGGGCGATCTGCGCGATCCTGAACAAGCCGGGCGGATGATCATCGACTGCAATATGAACCTGCCGCTGCTCTACTGGGCGACAGAACAGACCGGGGATCGGCGCTTTGCTGATGCGGCGCAAGCCCATGTGCGGCAGGCGGCGAAATACCTGATTCGCGAAGATGCCTCCACGTTTCACACCTACTATATGGATATCAACACCGGTGCGCCGCGTTACGGCAATACGCAGCAGGGCTACGCGGATGATTCCTGCTGGTCGCGCGGGCAGGCGTGGGGGATTTACGGTTTTCTGCTGAGCTTTATCTACACTGGCGATCAAGAGATGGTGGCGCTGTCGAAACGGCTGGCGAACTACTTTCTCAACCGCTTGCCGGAAGATGCGGTGTGCCACTGGGATCTGGCACTGGTCGGCACCGATGCGCTGCGCGATTCGTCATCGGCGGCGATTGCCGTCTGCGGGTTACTGGAGCTGGTGAAACATCTGCCCGTTACCGATCCGGACAGAGAACGCTACCAGCAGTGGGCAATGCGCATAATGTCATCGCTTAATAAGCACTATCTGGCGGGAAAAAACGAAGCGACCACCGGGTTGCTGAAACATTCCGTGTATCACCTGGCGAGCAATAAAGGCGTGGATGAGTGCTGTAGCTGGGGGGATTACTTCTATGTGGAAGCGCTGATGCGCTTTTCGCAGAGCTGGAAACTCTACTGGTAA
- a CDS encoding NAD(P)H-dependent oxidoreductase, with the protein MSNILIINGAKKFAHSNGQLNDTLTEVAESFLRDAGHDVKTVRTDGDYDIKAEVENFLWADTIIWQMPGWWMGAPWTVKKYMDDVFTEGHGSLYASDGRTRSDASKKYGSGGLIQGKTYMLSLTWNAPMDAFTDEEQFFHGVGVDGVYLPFHKANQFLGMDALPTFIVNDVIKMPDVPRYIAEYRKHLSEIFA; encoded by the coding sequence GTGAGCAATATCTTAATTATCAACGGTGCGAAGAAATTCGCGCACTCCAATGGCCAACTGAATGACACCCTGACCGAGGTCGCGGAAAGTTTTCTGCGCGACGCCGGGCATGATGTTAAAACCGTACGTACCGACGGCGATTACGACATCAAAGCGGAAGTGGAAAACTTTCTATGGGCCGACACCATTATCTGGCAGATGCCAGGCTGGTGGATGGGTGCACCGTGGACAGTAAAAAAATATATGGACGATGTGTTTACTGAAGGCCACGGTTCACTGTACGCCAGCGACGGTCGCACGCGTTCTGACGCTTCGAAAAAATACGGTTCTGGCGGCCTGATTCAGGGCAAAACCTATATGCTGTCGCTGACCTGGAACGCACCAATGGACGCGTTTACGGATGAAGAGCAGTTCTTCCACGGCGTGGGCGTTGACGGGGTTTACCTGCCGTTCCACAAAGCGAACCAGTTCCTGGGTATGGACGCGCTGCCGACCTTTATCGTGAATGACGTGATTAAAATGCCGGATGTGCCGCGCTATATCGCAGAATATCGCAAGCATCTGAGTGAGATTTTTGCTTAA
- a CDS encoding DUF2264 domain-containing protein produces the protein MQAAEVKTSNPLSSRDDVVGALKQMLAALDKQFPEGASHFSLGATSAHYSDAIAEMEGLSRALWGLFPLMAGGDAEPFSHKYLAAIKRGVDPQSAGYWGATEPYDQRLVEMAAYGLGLALLGDKFTALLDEADVHNLHQWLNQITDAQMPDSNWNFFAIMVQLGFKRAGLPWDAAAIERRFSMMDAYYLGDGWYSDGPGRPKDYYISMAFHFYGLIYATLIGEDDAARAAILRERATLFAEDFIYMSAAQGESVPFGRSLTYRFAMVAFWSAVAFSGLEVFSPGVVKGVVLRHLRWWLQQPIFDRDGILTLGFAYPNLAMCEDYNSPGSPYWALKVFLILALPSSDDFWQASELPLPALNTQRTIAPAGQIIVHSDRSRHVWMLTAGQLELNNYVNTEAKYTKFAYSSRFGFTIERGRYGIKHAACDSMLLLSEGDNYFRGRRECDEVVVTEQAIFSRWSPWADVHIASWLIPCGDWHLRVHRVDTTRHLQSVEGGFAVLKAPHRNEQGGSLVSAENGVSGIFELPGSAPREADSVVTPPNSSIMFSPCASIPVLRGNIAPGRQWLACAVQAAITEQAFDFVLPQLHIEEQALVINTPEQKNNIVIAF, from the coding sequence ATGCAGGCGGCGGAAGTGAAAACATCAAATCCATTGTCATCCCGTGACGATGTGGTCGGCGCGTTAAAGCAGATGCTGGCGGCGCTGGATAAACAGTTTCCTGAAGGGGCGTCGCATTTCTCGTTGGGAGCCACCAGCGCGCATTACAGCGATGCGATTGCCGAAATGGAAGGGCTGTCCCGTGCGTTGTGGGGGCTGTTTCCGTTAATGGCAGGCGGCGACGCAGAACCCTTCAGCCACAAGTATCTGGCGGCGATCAAACGCGGCGTCGATCCACAAAGCGCGGGCTACTGGGGGGCAACGGAACCCTACGATCAGCGGCTGGTGGAGATGGCGGCTTACGGTCTGGGGCTGGCGCTGTTGGGCGATAAATTTACCGCCTTGCTGGACGAAGCTGATGTCCACAATCTGCACCAGTGGCTGAACCAGATCACCGACGCGCAGATGCCTGACAGCAACTGGAATTTTTTCGCCATCATGGTGCAGCTCGGTTTTAAACGTGCCGGATTACCCTGGGATGCCGCAGCCATTGAACGGCGCTTTAGCATGATGGATGCCTATTACCTTGGCGACGGCTGGTATTCCGATGGCCCGGGCCGGCCAAAAGATTACTACATCTCAATGGCATTTCATTTTTACGGGCTGATTTACGCCACGCTGATTGGGGAAGACGATGCAGCGCGCGCGGCAATTCTCCGTGAGCGGGCAACGCTTTTTGCCGAAGATTTTATCTATATGTCAGCGGCACAGGGCGAATCTGTTCCGTTTGGCCGCAGCCTGACTTACCGCTTTGCGATGGTGGCATTCTGGAGTGCAGTTGCCTTTTCCGGGCTGGAAGTGTTTTCTCCGGGCGTGGTGAAAGGAGTTGTTCTGCGCCATTTACGCTGGTGGTTACAGCAGCCGATTTTCGATCGCGACGGCATTTTAACGCTTGGTTTCGCCTACCCGAACCTTGCGATGTGTGAAGACTACAATTCGCCGGGCTCGCCATACTGGGCGCTGAAAGTTTTCCTGATTCTGGCGTTGCCGTCATCAGACGATTTCTGGCAAGCATCAGAACTGCCGCTGCCTGCGCTAAACACGCAGCGTACGATTGCGCCTGCCGGGCAGATCATTGTCCACAGCGATCGCTCGCGGCATGTCTGGATGCTCACCGCCGGACAACTGGAGCTGAACAACTACGTCAATACCGAGGCGAAGTATACCAAGTTTGCCTACTCCAGCCGTTTTGGTTTCACCATTGAACGCGGGCGGTACGGAATTAAACACGCCGCCTGCGATTCAATGTTGCTGCTCAGCGAAGGAGATAACTATTTTCGTGGTCGCCGTGAGTGCGACGAGGTGGTTGTGACAGAACAGGCGATTTTCTCACGCTGGTCGCCATGGGCAGACGTGCATATCGCAAGCTGGCTTATACCGTGCGGCGACTGGCACTTGCGTGTGCATCGCGTTGATACCACTCGCCATTTACAAAGCGTGGAGGGTGGATTCGCAGTGCTGAAAGCGCCGCACCGCAACGAGCAGGGCGGTAGCCTGGTGAGCGCGGAAAATGGCGTTAGCGGCATCTTTGAATTACCGGGCTCCGCCCCACGTGAAGCTGATAGCGTGGTCACGCCGCCCAACAGCAGCATTATGTTTTCCCCTTGCGCGTCAATCCCGGTGCTGCGTGGAAATATTGCACCGGGCAGGCAGTGGCTGGCCTGTGCGGTTCAGGCGGCTATTACGGAGCAGGCTTTTGATTTCGTCTTACCGCAGTTGCACATCGAAGAACAGGCGCTGGTAATTAATACACCGGAGCAGAAAAACAATATTGTTATTGCCTTTTAA